From the genome of Manduca sexta isolate Smith_Timp_Sample1 chromosome 14, JHU_Msex_v1.0, whole genome shotgun sequence, one region includes:
- the LOC119189331 gene encoding uncharacterized protein LOC119189331, protein MKNSLHASLRASGLDGAYGYQNNYHFPPVHTADFWREPVRDDLVVTGAGARGRARRPLTLPDLTHQVHRSTVYANNHARSRANGYEHKHKKMSQTNGEVATPKTPEDIQGCRLKSITSELPRMNGKLLNRPTGALYPELKVVVTKLIPREHVSSGAGEPGGEAGGRGGRARRVTHRKHAPDHT, encoded by the exons ATGAAGAACTCTCTACACGCGAGCCTGCGCGCCAGCGGGCTAGACGGGGCGTACGGCTACCAGAACAATTACCACTTCCCGCCAGTGCACACTGCTGACTTCTGGAGAGAGCCTGTTAGAGA TGACTTGGTGGTGACTGGCGCAGGCGCACGTGGTCGCGCGCGGCGACCGCTTACGCTTCCAGACTTGACGCATCAAGTTCACCGCTCCACCGTCTATGCCAATA ATCACGCACGTTCCAGAGCCAACGGTTACGAACACAAACATAAGAAAATGTCGCAAACCAACGGCGAGGTGGCCACACCAAAGACTCCTGAGGATATCCAAG GATGCCGTTTAAAATCGATCACGTCCGAATTACCGAGGATGAATGGGAAACTGTTAAACAGGCCCACTGGGGCCTTGTATCCCGAGTTGAAAGTTGTTGTTACTAAGTTGATCCCTCGGGAACATG TATCGAGCGGCGCGGGGGAGCCGGGCGGCGAGGCAggcgggcgcggggggcgcgcgCGCCGCGTCACGCACCGCAAGCACGCGCCCGACCACACGTAA